The genomic DNA AAAAAACTTTGACTCCCGCACCGCACGTACCAAAGTTTCTATCCCTTTACGGGGGTCAAATCTTCCCACATATAACACCACCTTAGCATCTGCATCAAATCCCAAAGCTGCTCTTGCAGTGTCCCGATCCACTGAACCAAAGTGTTTAATATTCGTACCACAAGGAATAATATCAATATTTCCTTGTTGGGAAACCAAAGTTCTCATGTGGTGTTTTTCCTGTGGACTTGTGGCCACAATTCTTTCTGCTGTTTCTAATACTTTTCTTTCTACAGCTAGACGTTGACTAGCAACTAAAGGAATATTATCTATAGTGTTGTATTTGATTATTCCTAAAGAATGATATGTATGAACCTGTTTACTGCCTTGAATTTTTTTCAATTGTAAACCAACCCAACTAGATAACCAGTAGTTGGTATGAACCACTTCATATTTAATCCCGTTTTCTTTTTGGAATTTCAATAACTGTTTTACAAATTCTGGCAAATATTGAAAACCATGATCCCGTGGCACAAATTCAACTGGTCCTGCTGTTAAACGAATGGTTCGACAGCGGGGGTTATGTTGAACAATATTGTCTTGATCAGCACTCACTTTCCGGCTAAACATATCAACTTCCCATCCTAGTTGGGATAGTGCTTCACCCACTTGACGGACATATACATTTTGTCCTCCAGCCTCTTCTCTACCAATTTCAATTGCCGGATCACCGTGGACTGAAATCAAAGCTATGCGTTTGTTACTGGTTGAGTTCATAGGTTGTATGCTGCTGATGATCACAAGATAATAAATCGGAAGCTTTCAGTTAGGTGTAAATCACATATAACTGAATTCTTTAGAAAACTTTTATGTAACTTTCATTGTAAATTAAAAATATTTTCCTGTGTTTATTCTTTGGTTAAATTTACCTATTTATTAGATATGAATATTCAATAATATTGATAGATTAAATTCTATTTTTTAAATCTCAATCATTACTAAATACCTATTTTATTAAAATATTTTCACTAAAATATAGTCATCAATTAATAATTAGTTAATGACTTTAGTGGTTATATTTGAGTACCACAAACATATTATTCAAGTATTTGAAAATCGTCGTTTAAACTAGCTGTTGATATTAAAAATTCATGCAAGTTATTAGTAAAGACAATGCCATGAATTTTTTACAGAGGTGATAGGCTTACCAAGCTTTAATGGTAGAACTACTCCTGTAATGAGTGTATTTGCTTATACTATTATTGTGAATTATTTTTTTTTGTTAAATAAGATACGATTTTGTAAAAAAGTTCAATATATTCCTGCTGATAGTTGCCATAAAATTAAGCAGTGCCGATCGCCCAGTATAGTCTGGCTGTCAGCACTGCTTACTACCTCTGTTGTTGTTGGTTGTTTGCACAAAAAACAGTCCACGAGGGCTGATGATTTCCGATCAATTTAGTGACTGTGGCCACTAAAGAACAATGCAAAATTAAAAATCACTGCAACTGATCCTTAATTTCTAGTTCTGCTATATAAAACCTAGACAAAGCTAGACTTTACTTTCTACTTCAATGGGAGCATGGGAGCGGTTATCCCTCGGTAGACTTGCACGCTGTAGCCCAACGCGACTTTCTCAAGTTAAGATTTGGAAACAGACTACCACTATCAATGCTTGGTTTTCGCGTCGGTAATAGTCTTATTCAATACTTGATATACTAGGATTATACATCAAGTTGGGATTTTTCTTAGCTAACTTATGTCAATGTTTGTCAACATAAGTCTATTTTTGACGATAAAATTGTCAACTTAGGACAAGCTCTATTCCTAAACAATTAGTTGGTAGCTTGTGCAGCTAACATCTCTTTGAGTTTTTCTAATTCAGCCGCCCAACGAGGATCTGGACGAATTGCGTCTGAGTCAATATTGCTAGAGCTTTCACGAGATCCACCACCACCACGACGGGACTTTTTAGCACCTTTTTCACGACGACCTTCTTTGTTGGGACTAGGTGTGGGAGTGCTGGTAGGTTTACTACCTTGATCTTCACCTTCGTCACCCTTAGTCCGAGGTAATGCCTTTTCTAGCTTGATAGCAGTGTCTTTGAACAATTGACCATTATACTTTTCAATAATTTGGTCTGCTTGTTCGTCGTTGTTGACTGTCAAAAATCCAAAACCACGACATTTACCTGTTTTCCGATCTTTGATCAATTTGGTGGTGACAGCATCGCCTTCTTCTGCAAATACTGCTTGCAACTCTTGACGATCTATTTCTTCTTTGGGCAAATTACCTATATATAAACGAACAGACATGAACTATACCTCCAGGGTAAAAATGAACTTGTGTTGACAGAGTAAATTGGTTTTGGTTTTTTTTTAGTAGATGTTGTTAATCAACTAAAAATTTCCATCAACCAATTTTATTAATACCAGCCATAAACGCTATAGTTCCAAACTGCAAGCCCTATTTATATCTTGCTGTTTGTTCGCAGGGTATCTCCCCGACAGGACGAACTACAGCGCCCTATATCCCTCAGCTAAAAGCTATTGGGACTAATTCTCTTGAGATATTTAAACTATCATTAATATCTGCATGAATCAATGAATTATTACCTATTTTATATAAATCGGTGCTAATTTTTTGAAGACTAAATGTAAATTGGAAAGGGTAACTTTCATCATACCTAGAAACCCTATTTGGATGTTGGTAACAACTAAAAATTATGTTGGTAAAAAAATCATCAAACAAGGTTTTCATCTCTGATAATTTGGCTTTGTAGCTCCACAACTTCACAACCCATTCCAGGCAGAAAAATACAAATTTGTGTTGATTGTATTTGTCTGCCATAACTAATTTACCATGATGTCTATACAGTATATTATCTCTAATCACAAAAGTACCCATTATATTTTTTATTGTCATTTGAATTTCTGCATAATCTGGATAAATTGATAAAGATAAATATTTATTTTTTTGATGATGATTACATTTTGGCAAGCTTAATTTTCTTAGAGAATTATTTATAAATTGATATTTAGACTTACGTTCCATATATGAATTAGATGCCACCCAAAATTTTGACCTATGAATATATAAAAGTAATGATTTTTTGGCTATTTGCACAGGTAAATTGAGAATGTTTCCTATCATATAACAGTCAGTATAATTGTAGAGGCTTTTGGCAAATAAATACAAAGATTCAATCTCCGGATCATGGGGATTATTGCTTTGGATAATTTGCTTTTCTACTAACTGCATAATGGTATATAAGAATATGCTTACTTATACTAACTAATGACTAAAATCCAGTCAATTCTTTTAAATTCGTTATTGGCAATGATGTTTGCTCTGCTGTGATGTTGATATTTTTTAATATTCATGTTGGTCTATAAATTGGACAATGCTTGCCAATATAGTTGTTGACTATAATCATATTGACTTAAAATAAAACCGCTATGAAGTGCAGCTAATACCATCTTAATCTTCAGAATTATAAGTTTGATAACTCACTATCCACCGCCGTATATCAATAAAATACTCTTAGCTTCTACCTAGAGAATGAAATACCATCTTTTACATTGTTATGGCATTCACCACACAGCTGATCTAGCACTTAAATTTTCGCCGATATAAAGCATTATTACATCATAGCATACAATGAGTTTTTTACGCAAGGGGTAGAATTTCAACAAAAATCATCCTTTAGCTGCTGTTTGAAGATTGGACGATTACGCTGTTGTGCTAGTGAACAAACAGAATTCAGAGATGTAATCTAAAAATATTTGTGCATTTCATGAATAAATGTAACACTCTTAGAAAGAATGTGCAAATTTTGTTGACATTGTTCCAAACTTATCTTTGAGAAAATTTTCCGCAGAATGTATCTAAACTACCCGGTTATAGATTGGGCTGTCAGCATGATGTATGCTCCCCAAGCTTGGGCTACAACGGCTAAAACGGTAGACCAAATGGGATGGGGACTGTTAATAATGTTACCTGTTTGAGTTTCCAATGTTTGGATGTCTATCCAAGGTGTCGCTCCTCGACGTAACCAACCTGTGACTGTAACTTGTCTGCCGATCCATTTTTGAGGATGGGCTGATGGTGATAACCAAGGAATATGATGGAGTTTAACTAAGCCCAGGTTAGTTTGTAAAATCAGGTCTTGGGATAAACTATTGCCGATGCCTGGACGACCTATGAGTTTACCAACTAGGCGGACGCTGATGCTATCAATTGGTAATACTGAAGGATCTATTAATAGTTTCAGTGCTTGCTGGTCATTATGTAAGTTGTGTTGATTAATTTCTGGGAAAAAGCTGTTGATTCTCATTAATGTACCAACGCTAAAGCCAATCATTAAAAATCCTGTGATAAAAGACCAATCATCATAAATCCATTTTAGGTTAACAACATGAGTGGTGTAAGCGGTTTGCCAACTTAACCAAAATAGACCAGCTAAGATAAGTCCGGAAGGAATGCCTAACCAAGGGGCAATTTGTAGTAGAAAGGACTGGGGCTTAACTTGCAATAATTCTGGAGTGATGAAATATAGCTCTGGTTCTAGATGCCAATGACGAGCAATTTGACATAGACGTTGGAGGCGATCGCCCATTAAAGGATGACTACTATTAATAGTAAACCATTGGCGATAAGGATTACTACTTTCCCACATTAAGAATGATTCCCAACGCAGGTTTTCTATCACACTGCCTAAACACAGACTTTGTTTAACATCTACTGGGGCTAAAATATTCACACTTTCTAGTTCCCAGCTGGTTTGTTGTTTTGTCTTGATATCGTCAGCAATACCAATACTAATTTTTAGTAAAGCCCGAATTAAGCCATTAGGATTACCTGTAATTTCCGCAGCATGGCGATCGCTGGCATAAACGCGAAATCGAGAATTTAGTAAGATTATACCAGTAATTAAACACCAAATTCCATAACTTAAATTAGCCACTGCTGTAGTAGTCCAGATCCAGAGGCTATTTTCACTTTTGTTGCCCCAAATTGAGGCTTGTTGATAAAGTTTATAAATGGGTAAAGTGACTAAAAAAGCTAAGGACATAATTCCAAAATCCCAGCGGCGAATTTGTCCTAAAGCTAAACCATAAATAGTGGCTATTTCATCATTATTTAATTGTTCCAAAAGTCCTTGACTGACAACAATTCTGGCTGTACGAGGTAGATTACCATAGGTAAACATCATTGGTGCTGTCATTGGCAAAATCTTTAATTCAGGTATAGGCCAATGTCGCATTTGACAAGTACGTTGTGTGACTCTGACTGCTTCACGACTGTAATTGTACAAATTATCTTTTGCTAAAGGTTTTTGTTGGTAAAATTCAGTCAATATCCAATCTAATAACCACGGTGATAATCCCAGCAGGAATAATAATAAAACTAATATGAATGAACTGGGACTATTATATAAAAATGGCAAGGGGCTAACATAAGGAAATTTGTCTAAAATTTGGTTAGTTAAAATCATTACCGACTCCACCATGGCAACTAACACAGCAAACAAAACCATAAAAGTTGCTAATGCTAGTAGTCGGGAAGAAATAAAATTATATTTACGCAGGGGTTGCCAAACTTTAGCACGTCTAGCTTGTCGCCAATTGATGTTCTTTTTTTCGGTAGTTTTTCCATCTCTAGAAATATTAAATTTGGCATTTGATAAAGCAGTTTGAGATTTAATCTTTCTAGAAATTTTGGCTTGTTGCTGTGTTAACTTAGCGTAATTTGACTTCTTTTGAGATTCTAGGCGTTTTTCACGCTTAATTAAATGATCAAGGGCGCGTTTTGCCCATTCTTGGACTTGGGAATTATCACTTTCAATGAGATTATTACACCAAGCGATCGCCTGATCAGTTTCCCCTGTATGGGCATAAGCCATTACTAAACCAACTTGCGCTTGCAAGCAAGCATTGCTTTGATCCAGAATATTTGCAAGGGGGACAAGTTGAGTAATGGCTGCATAGTAATTTTCCTGTTTAAGGGCAACTAAACCAGCCTCCAAAGCTAATTTTTCAGATGAAGGCATAGACTTATTCTTACTCCAATTTTTTCTCAGTCAGGCACGCTATCTAATTACAACTTCACAAAATAGATGCGAGTTCCCGAATAAATTTATTCAGGAGTTGAAGGAGTCAGAAGGGGCAGAAAGGCCGTTCGCCCGTACAGGAGTCAGAATCACAACAATTGAGCCTATTTTTTATTCCCTCATTTACGAATTACTAGGTTGTTGAGCAGAAAAAACGGGAGCGATCGCACTTAATTTTAACTCTGGATGATCTCCTAGTAACTGTTGACAATTCCACTCATTGCGGAACAATAAAACAGGGCGACCCATGCTATCTTTTACAGTAGTTGTGTTAAATAAACGTCCCACTTTTTCCAAAGCTTCCCAACCACCTTCGACCCATCTCGCTACACTGTAAGGTAAAATATCTAAGATAGTTTCTACACCATATTCATTCTGTAATCTAAACTGCACAACTTCAAATTGCAACTGACCCACAGCAGCTAAAATTGGCTCACGTTTAGCTTCATCAGTGGAATACATAATCTGTACTGCACCCTCTTCTCTTAATTCGGAAACACCTTTTTGAAATTGCTTAAATTTTGATGGGTTGGGATTTCTTAAAGTTGCAAATAGTTCTGGGGAAAAGTAAGGAATTCCCTCATATTCTAGTTTTTGCCCTGTATAAATTGTGTCGCCAATTGCAAAAACGCCGGGATTATTTAACCCAATTACATCTCCCGCATAGGCAACATCAATAGACTCTCGATCTTGGGCAAATAGTTTTTGTGGCCGAGACAGACGCACCGCTTTACCTGTGCGAGCATGATTGACTGTCATATCCTTTTCAAACTTGCCTGTACAAACCCGGACAAAAGCCACCCTATCCCTATGTTTGGGATCCATGTTAGCTTGGAGTTTGAACACAAATCCCGTAAATTCTGGGTAGGTGGGGGGAATTTCTCCCGCAGTGCTGTTATGTGTACCAGGTTTCAGGGCATACTCAAGGAAGTTTTTCAGGAATAGTTCTACACCGAAGTTTGTCATGGCACTACCGAAAAATACGGGTGTCATTTTTCCTTGATGGACTAAATCTAAATCTAGTTCTGCTCCTGCTCCTTCCAATAGTTCTAGCTCATCTTTGAGTTGATGATAAAGTTCTGGTTCTAACAACTCTTCAATTCTGCTATCACCTAGATTCATCACAGTATCAACGGCTTCTTTACTACCGTGGGCGCTACGTTCAAATAAATGAATCTGCTGTTGATGACGGTCAAAAACTCCTTTAAAGCGATCGCCCATCCCTATCGGCCAATTTACAGGATATGTCTGTAAACCTAACTCTTGCTCAATTTCATCTAACAATTCTAACGGTTCTCTCCCCGGACGATCCAATTTATTCACAAAGGTGAAAATAGGAATACCTCTGAGTTTACACACTTCAAACAGTTTCCGGGTTTGGGGTTCTAACCCTTTAGCCGCATCAATCAGCATTACCGCATTATCTGCTGCTGCTAAAGTTCTATAGGTATCTTCACTAAAATCTTGGTGTCCAGGAGTATCTAATAAATTAATTTGACAATTGCGGTAAATAAATTGTAAAACTGTGGAGGTGATAGAAATACCCCGTTGCTGTTCCATCGCCATCCAGTCAGAAGTCGCTTTACGCTGGTCTCTACGAGCTTTTACCGCTCCTGCTTCATGGATAGCACCTCCGTATAATAGTAACTTTTCTGTTAACGTAGTTTTACCAGCGTCAGGGTGAGAAATAATCGCAAAATTGCGACGCTGTTCTACGGCTTGACCTAGTTCTTCTACAAGTTCAGTCGCCATAATTTTTATTTTTATCCAATTCTGGAGTTTTTAAGGTTTTTCTATTTTATAGCTTGATTGGGATCTCACGCAAAGACGCAAAGGCGCAAAGGAAGAGGAAGATAATTTTTTTTGGTGGAGGTTGTTGACAATTTTTTGCGTTTGGGTTATATTGTTATTGTGGGAAACTGTGGGCGCATATATATAGGGTTTAAGGATTTACAAGATTTTTTTGGGAAAGATTGATTTTTGGGAAGTTGAGATTTTCAGATCACCCAACCTGAAAATCCTTACATCCTGGACATTATCTCGACTTCGCGGTAGTTGAGCGTAGTCGAAACTCAATAACCACCTGATGCTGACAAATAAATCAGCGTTCATCTGCGTTTATCCGCGTTCGCCCCTTGACAAAAATCTCAACTTCCATTATTCTAATGTTATAGGTGGAAAAGTGTGCGTCCATATATAACGTATTTTCAAAATCTCAGGTTTTCAAAACACAACTTCCTGAAAAACACACTGCTAAAATTCTAAAAAAAATTCCGCCTTCGGCGGGAAAAGGGAAAAAGAACAAGAGCAAAGGGCAAGAGGAAAAAAGTATAGAGTGCTACCGGAGTCTCCCAACAACGCAGACAACACGAAAACCAATAAAGTTGCTGTGGTAGTCGCGGTAGCTGCCGTAACGACACGCGGAACGGCAGTTCTCAGGAAAGTAGCCCCAGGAACCACCCCGCATCGTCTTTGTATCGCTTTGTCTATTTAAAGCACTACCACCTATGGGCGCGTTTATATAACTATCTTGCCAGCTATCTTCGCACCATTCCCATACATTACCGTGCATATCATACAAACCAAAAGCATTAGGGGGAAAAGTTCCTACATCAGTGGTTTGTTCTCGATATTTACCTTTTGGTGCATCGGCATAGGAATAATTACCATTGTAGTTTACCAAATCTGGGGTAATACTTTCACCAAAATAAAAAGGTGTAGTTGTTCCCGCTCGACAAGCATACTCCCATTGTGCCTCACTAGGCAACTTATAGTTTTTACCTGTTTTTTGGCTTAACTTTTCACAGAATGCCACTGCATCATCCCAACTTACATATTCAACAGGACGTTGGTTGGTGAGCGAAGTCGAACCATCACCTTTGAAACTACCAGGATTATTACCTAAAATAGCTTGATACTGTGCTTGGGTCAAGGGATATTTACCCATAAAGAAACTTTCCAGGGTAACTTGATGTTGTGGACCTTCAGGATTCCATCTTCCGTCTTCATTTTCCGGTGAACCCATCATAAAAGTTCCTGCGGGTATTTCCACCATTTCCAACATCACCCCATTTCCCAAGTCTTCGACAAAATATCTTGCTGACTGGTTGCGTCGTTTAATTATTTCTCCTTTGCGGTTAGTGGTGACAACTTTAAAGTTAAAGGTTTTCAGGTTTAACCTCTCTCCAAACCTCTCTTCTGGTGGGAGAGAAGCTATAATATCCCCATTCTCTTGTAGGGAAGGGGGTTTAGGGGGGTTAGGTTTTTCTATTCCTAAATAACCAAACCACTCTCCCATAGATTGGGGACGTTTTCGATAGTCTAACTCCATCCCCTTCAAAATAGCATCGTTCACCTTTTGACTAATTTGAGAATTATATTTTTGTGGTGGTTCAATGGCCATTTTCAGATCCAACATGATCTTAGCATTGAGATAAGGACTAGGGAGAGGAATATAAGGAGGTTCATCCACCGCGATGATTACATATAATGTTGCAGCAAGGGAATAAATATCTAATGTGGGGGTAAAGTTACTGCGGTTTTCAAATTGTTCTGGTGGTGCAAAAACTGGAGTTTTCGCATTTGTTAAACTCATGGTTTCGGCAAAATTGACTTCCCGCGCTAACCCAAAATCTATTAATATCGCTTTTTTGTCAGATTCTCGCAGTAAAATATTGGCAGGTTTAATATCTCGATGTAGATAATTTTTACTATGAATATAATCTAAAGCTGTGCCAATTTCTTCGATAATCTTTAAACCATCACTTTCACTGAAAGTTCCCTGACTTCCTATATATTTTTGTAAATTTCTTCCTTGTACATATTCCATCACCATACAAGATAAAACTGCATCTTGAATTTTTTCTTGGAACAGTTCTGGATAGACTTTCACAATGTGGGGATGGTCAAAGGTCGCTAACACCATCGCTTCGGTGTTAAATTTGTCTTGTTCCTCAGCGAAAAATTCTGCAAAACCTTCACTATTTCCATTTTTGTCTCGATAACGTTGTTGCAGAGAAAAGACGTTGAGACTTTTAATAGCTACTTGGGTTTTGCGTTTATCATCTTTTGCAAGATAGGTGACACCAAACCCTCCTTGTCCCAGAATTTCAATTATTTCATATTGTCCGCGTTTAATTTTTTGTCCTGGGTTAAAGTACACCATCTTTAACTCGCTCAGTAATAATATGAGTTTTTATCAAACCCACTGTAGTATTGTAGGGTGTGTTAAAACGAAGTTTGTAACGCACCAAAATCTTGATAATGGTGCGTTACGCTATTGCTAACGCACCCTACGTATATTTTTAGAAATAAAACCGGATTCCTATATAAGTTTATATCAAACCCACTGTAGCATTATTTGTCAGCGTTAGGATTTGAGAATTTACAAGATTGTTGTTAACAACATTAAAAATTATTCGCGTCTGTAGGTTCAAAACTCAAACTTCTGAAAAAACAAACCTGAATTTTTCAAAACCCGTTATATATGGGCGCACCTTTTCCACCCATAACATATACTATAAAATAGTTTTTTCGACTTGTCAAGCCTAAACAAAAATTTCCGTAAAACGAAAAAGGGTTTAGCACTGCTAAACCCCTACAGTATCTTTAATTGAGAAGATTCTACAGACTTTGGAAATACTTATCTAAAGCCTCATGTACTAACTCAGTCATGGGTTTACCTTGCTGTTCTGCGGTTTCCTTGAGTTGGGAATAAACGTCATCCCGCAGACTTACCCGATGGCGTGATTTTCCGCTGCTGGTTGGTGTTCCAGGGGTGTAGGTGTCAGAAAATTCGCGGATAGCATCAAAACCTACTCTGTCGCAAAAATCACCGAATTTCTCTTTACCTTTGCGAAACTTCTTAAAATAGATGAAAATTGGTTCTAAAAAGCTTTCGATGTCGTTGTGATGCAGTTTTTCAATGATTGGTCTAGCTAATCTGGTTTGGTCTGGTGAACCACCTAACCAGATTTGATAAGATTCTGGTGCGCTACCAACAAACCCTAATTCTGCCATATAAGGACGAGCGCAACCATTAGGGCAACCAGTCATCCTTACCACAAAATGTTCTTTTTGTAAACCCACTTTATCTAATAAAGCTCTGATTCTTTCTAAAATACCAGGTATTGCCCGTTCTGATTCTGTGATTGCTAAACCACAAGTTGGTAAAGCGGGACAAGCCATAGCATAGCGGGTTAAAGCAGGAATTTGATCAGGGTCAGCAATGACACCACACTGATCTAAAATTGTTTGAATTGCTTCTTTATCTGCTGGGGAAATTTCGTAGAAAATTAGATTGTGGTTAGGTGTGAGACGAATAGGTAAATTAAATTGTTCAACTATTAACCTTAAAGCGGTTTTGAGCTTAAATTCACCTTCATCTTTGACTCGACCATTATCTATAGAAATACCCAAAAAGAGTTTACCGTCTCCTTGTTCATTCCAACCTAGATAGTCCTGATATTTGAATTTGGGTAATTCTTTAAATGGTTCGACAGATTTACCAAAGTATTCTTCTACTTGGGTGCGGAATTTTTCTACACCCCAATCATTGATTAAATATTTTAATCTAGCGTGTCTGCGATTGGTGCGATCGCCATAATCTCTTTGAGTAGCAACTATGGCTTTAACAATATCATAAACATCTTCTTTTGTAACATAACCAATAGGATCAGCAGCGCGAGCAAAGGTTTCTTCTTTGTTGTGAGTTCTTCCCAAACCACCACCAGCAAGAACATTAAAACCTTGTAATTCTCCCTTTTTATTAGTAATGACTACTAACGTTAAATCCTGGGTATACAAATCAACAGAATTATCACCGGGAACTGTCACGCAAATTTTAAACTTACGTGGCATATAATGAGTGCCATAAATTGGTTCTACGGAATCATGGACAATTGTCCCAGTTCCGTTTTTTTCCCTAGCTGCTTTTACCTCTGGGTGTTCTTCAGCACTAATCGCTTTTTCCCCATCCAACCAGATTTCATAATAAGCACCGGTTTGAGGTGAGAGCAAATCAGCGACATTTTGGGCATATTCCCAAGCATACTGATATTCTGGGCGATTTTTGAAGGGTGCAGCGGGTGCCATAACGTTACGGTTAATGTCACCACAAGCGCCTAAAGTAGAACCAAGATTTTGAACAATTGTAGAGATAGCTGTTTTCAGATTCTTTTTCAAAATCCCGTGTAACTGAAAACCTTGGCGGGTGGTAACTCGTAAAGTATGATTACCGTATTCATCAGCTAATTTATCCAAGGCCAAATATAGCTGTGGTGGTATTAACCCCCCAGGGTTTCTTGTCCGCAGCATCATTTGATAATCTTTTTCCTGTCCTTTGACGCGATTATCACGGTTATCCTGTTGATAAGACCCATGAAATTTGAGAATCTGAATCGCATCTTCACTAAAATGAGTTGTATCCTCAAGAATTTCTGTCGCTACAGGTTCAAGCAAAAAATTACTATTTTCTTTGATACCTTCGACTTTGGAAGGTGGCCGATTACTAACGGGAGCAGGAGCAGTGTTAACCATTACAGTAGTATGTTTCTCAATAGGGTAAATGCAGTAGTAAAAGCCGAATTCGGAGTTTATTAATATCGGTTCATTTATTACAACACCAAAAATCCGGTCGGAATTATGAATAATAACCTAATTTTAACACAGTGAAAAGCCGGCTTCATAAGTGATTTAACACTTAACAGAACCAGCATTTTTAGTATTTTATAGCTTTTAAGCAATACACAAATTTTTTATATTTATCTGTTGACATATCGGCTAAACTGTGTAGTTTGTCAACAGATACTGATTAGTCATTGGTCATTGGTCATTAGTTATTTGTACTCAATCACCAATCACTTATCTAAAGCGATAACCGATACCACCATTGATGCTGACAGCGGAAGCGGGACTATTTTGATAAGCTTTGAGTCCAACTTTAGCATTTGTGTAAACTAGGAAGTTTTTAGTAACTTCTGATTCCACACCAGCACCAACAACTACGGAATCTCTATTACCCAAGGGAGTTGGTTTACCATCAGATTCGACAAAAGAGTAACCACCAGTAATGAAAGCATTGGTTCTATTAGCGATGGGAACATCTACGGAAACTTCAGGAATAATTGCGGTTGTTTCATCACTCCACAGGACGTTACCCCGTGCCGAAAAAGGAGTATTTCCTATTTTTACACGTCCAGTGATATTACCACCCAAGGTGGCAGCATCACCGTTTTGTCCACCATTGGTAACACCAGCAGCGACACCAGCGCCGATATAACTAGCATCTGTTCCTTTTTGAGTTTCTGCCGCAGCTTTACCAGCAGAAAGAAATATAGGAGCAATTACTAAGGAAGATAAAGCAGAAATTGTGACTAAAGATTTGAGAAGGCGTTTCATATTGTTCACCATATATCAGAAGTTTTACTGTTAAATGCTCTGTCGAGGATCAGTTAAAAATGTTCCAGTTGAT from Okeanomitos corallinicola TIOX110 includes the following:
- the sir gene encoding sulfite reductase, ferredoxin dependent, whose amino-acid sequence is MVNTAPAPVSNRPPSKVEGIKENSNFLLEPVATEILEDTTHFSEDAIQILKFHGSYQQDNRDNRVKGQEKDYQMMLRTRNPGGLIPPQLYLALDKLADEYGNHTLRVTTRQGFQLHGILKKNLKTAISTIVQNLGSTLGACGDINRNVMAPAAPFKNRPEYQYAWEYAQNVADLLSPQTGAYYEIWLDGEKAISAEEHPEVKAAREKNGTGTIVHDSVEPIYGTHYMPRKFKICVTVPGDNSVDLYTQDLTLVVITNKKGELQGFNVLAGGGLGRTHNKEETFARAADPIGYVTKEDVYDIVKAIVATQRDYGDRTNRRHARLKYLINDWGVEKFRTQVEEYFGKSVEPFKELPKFKYQDYLGWNEQGDGKLFLGISIDNGRVKDEGEFKLKTALRLIVEQFNLPIRLTPNHNLIFYEISPADKEAIQTILDQCGVIADPDQIPALTRYAMACPALPTCGLAITESERAIPGILERIRALLDKVGLQKEHFVVRMTGCPNGCARPYMAELGFVGSAPESYQIWLGGSPDQTRLARPIIEKLHHNDIESFLEPIFIYFKKFRKGKEKFGDFCDRVGFDAIREFSDTYTPGTPTSSGKSRHRVSLRDDVYSQLKETAEQQGKPMTELVHEALDKYFQSL
- a CDS encoding bifunctional serine/threonine-protein kinase/formylglycine-generating enzyme family protein, translated to MVYFNPGQKIKRGQYEIIEILGQGGFGVTYLAKDDKRKTQVAIKSLNVFSLQQRYRDKNGNSEGFAEFFAEEQDKFNTEAMVLATFDHPHIVKVYPELFQEKIQDAVLSCMVMEYVQGRNLQKYIGSQGTFSESDGLKIIEEIGTALDYIHSKNYLHRDIKPANILLRESDKKAILIDFGLAREVNFAETMSLTNAKTPVFAPPEQFENRSNFTPTLDIYSLAATLYVIIAVDEPPYIPLPSPYLNAKIMLDLKMAIEPPQKYNSQISQKVNDAILKGMELDYRKRPQSMGEWFGYLGIEKPNPPKPPSLQENGDIIASLPPEERFGERLNLKTFNFKVVTTNRKGEIIKRRNQSARYFVEDLGNGVMLEMVEIPAGTFMMGSPENEDGRWNPEGPQHQVTLESFFMGKYPLTQAQYQAILGNNPGSFKGDGSTSLTNQRPVEYVSWDDAVAFCEKLSQKTGKNYKLPSEAQWEYACRAGTTTPFYFGESITPDLVNYNGNYSYADAPKGKYREQTTDVGTFPPNAFGLYDMHGNVWEWCEDSWQDSYINAPIGGSALNRQSDTKTMRGGSWGYFPENCRSACRYGSYRDYHSNFIGFRVVCVVGRLR